In Pseudobacter ginsenosidimutans, the following are encoded in one genomic region:
- a CDS encoding zinc-dependent alcohol dehydrogenase: MKAAVFHKPGDISVDTVQDPIIEHPTDIILKVTSTAICGSDLHIYDGFFPQTKDLVMGHEFMGIVQETGKGVKNFKRGDRIVVPFPIACGHCFFCSHHLPTACENSNPDHYGPQGDMMKGKGGGLFGYTALYGGYSGGQAEYVRVPYADFSPRKVPDHLSDEQVLFLTDIFPTGWAAIDWARLKGGETVAIFGSGPVGLMAQKAAWLQGAGKVIAIDPLEYRLERARTLNKVETINPNEVDPIDAIRSMTEGRGADVCVDAVGTEADRSFFEKAKAVLNFEKGTVKVMEQCFEAVRRGGIVTVVGVYGSPYDNFPVHRIFDKGITIQLGQAPVQNYIDQLLQLVTEEKVVLEDIVSHQLPLTEASYAYDIFKKKEDNCVKVILKP, from the coding sequence ATGAAAGCTGCAGTATTCCACAAACCTGGCGATATCAGCGTTGATACCGTTCAGGACCCAATCATTGAACATCCTACTGACATCATACTCAAAGTTACTTCCACCGCAATTTGCGGCTCTGACCTGCATATCTATGACGGCTTCTTTCCACAAACGAAAGACCTGGTAATGGGTCACGAATTCATGGGGATCGTACAGGAAACCGGAAAGGGTGTTAAGAACTTCAAACGCGGCGACCGCATTGTTGTGCCCTTTCCCATCGCCTGCGGCCATTGCTTCTTTTGTTCCCATCACCTGCCAACTGCCTGCGAAAACTCCAATCCCGACCATTACGGGCCGCAGGGCGATATGATGAAAGGAAAAGGCGGAGGCCTTTTCGGTTATACGGCCCTGTATGGTGGCTACTCTGGCGGACAGGCAGAATATGTACGTGTTCCTTATGCAGATTTTAGTCCACGTAAAGTACCCGACCACCTCTCCGATGAACAGGTGCTTTTCCTTACAGACATATTTCCTACCGGTTGGGCAGCAATCGACTGGGCGCGGCTCAAAGGCGGCGAAACCGTTGCCATCTTCGGCTCCGGCCCGGTTGGGCTGATGGCACAGAAAGCAGCCTGGCTTCAGGGTGCAGGAAAAGTGATTGCCATTGATCCGCTGGAATACAGACTGGAAAGGGCCAGAACTTTGAATAAGGTGGAGACGATCAATCCAAATGAAGTGGATCCCATCGATGCCATCCGCAGCATGACTGAAGGCCGTGGTGCAGATGTTTGCGTAGACGCCGTAGGCACCGAAGCAGATCGTTCCTTTTTCGAAAAAGCAAAAGCTGTACTGAATTTCGAAAAAGGCACCGTTAAAGTAATGGAACAATGTTTTGAAGCCGTCCGCCGAGGAGGCATTGTAACAGTAGTTGGCGTTTATGGTAGTCCGTATGACAATTTCCCCGTTCACCGAATCTTCGATAAAGGCATTACCATCCAACTTGGACAAGCGCCTGTACAGAATTACATCGATCAGCTCCTTCAATTGGTGACCGAAGAAAAAGTAGTACTGGAAGATATTGTCAGTCATCAGCTCCCTCTTACTGAAGCATCCTACGCTTATGATATTTTCAAGAAAAAAGAAGACAACTGCGTAAAAGTGATTCTCAAACCATAA
- a CDS encoding DedA family protein → MQALLDLFHNLTDAKWIMAHGGLYIVVFIVFAETGLFAGFFLPGDSLLFIAGMIIAQSVSPDVAPALSLLYWVTLISASAIIGNYVGYWFGKKSGEVLMKRKDSWLFKKKYLIQAKDFYEKKGGGAIMIARFLPVVRTFAPIVAGMVNMDRKKFTLYNILGAVAWAGSIVTAGFLLGNYDWVKNNLDKIIIGIVVVTTAPVLIKMIASRKKKEPLPADQLNS, encoded by the coding sequence ATGCAGGCATTGCTGGATTTGTTTCACAATCTCACAGACGCTAAGTGGATCATGGCCCATGGTGGCCTTTATATTGTAGTGTTTATTGTTTTTGCTGAAACCGGACTATTTGCCGGGTTCTTTCTCCCCGGAGATTCCCTGCTGTTCATCGCCGGAATGATCATTGCCCAATCAGTAAGTCCCGATGTGGCTCCCGCACTGAGCCTGCTTTATTGGGTAACCCTGATCTCGGCATCAGCCATCATCGGAAACTATGTTGGCTACTGGTTCGGCAAAAAGTCGGGTGAAGTATTGATGAAACGAAAAGACAGTTGGCTGTTCAAAAAGAAGTATCTTATACAGGCAAAGGACTTTTACGAAAAGAAAGGCGGGGGGGCGATAATGATTGCACGCTTCCTGCCCGTGGTCCGTACCTTTGCCCCCATAGTGGCCGGAATGGTGAACATGGACCGCAAGAAGTTCACGCTGTACAATATCCTCGGCGCCGTTGCATGGGCCGGAAGTATTGTAACTGCAGGTTTCCTGCTCGGTAACTATGACTGGGTAAAAAATAACCTCGACAAAATCATCATCGGTATCGTGGTTGTAACCACCGCCCCGGTGCTGATCAAAATGATCGCCAGCCGAAAGAAAAAAGAACCCCTCCCGGCCGATCAATTAAACTCTTAA
- a CDS encoding TerC family protein, translated as MTEFIMPDFGDPAVWISLLTLCFLEIVLGIDNIIFISIVAGKLPAAQQRKARNTGLLLAMVFRVLLLLCINWIIGLKDPVFTLPHVKNLTDGPIGLSWKDLILIAGGIFLIVKSTLEIHHKLVKKEEQKTGSAKIGTSVASVLGQIILVDAVFSFDSILTAVGLVENVIIMIIAVMVSIGVMMLFAGPVTRIINKQPTLQMLALSFLVVIGVVLVASGFHQEVSKSIIYSCLFFSLAVEMLNIKLRGREPKVKLNDSDRPMIN; from the coding sequence ATGACCGAATTTATTATGCCGGATTTTGGAGATCCGGCGGTATGGATCAGCTTACTCACACTCTGTTTCCTGGAAATAGTCCTGGGGATCGATAATATCATTTTCATTTCCATCGTTGCAGGTAAACTACCGGCAGCGCAACAGCGAAAAGCCCGCAACACTGGCCTTCTGCTCGCCATGGTGTTCCGTGTACTTTTGCTGCTCTGCATCAACTGGATCATCGGGCTCAAAGACCCGGTATTCACCCTGCCGCATGTAAAGAACCTCACGGATGGCCCCATCGGCCTTAGCTGGAAGGATCTCATCCTCATTGCAGGCGGTATCTTCCTCATCGTCAAAAGCACCCTGGAAATTCACCACAAACTGGTGAAGAAAGAAGAACAGAAAACCGGATCCGCAAAAATCGGAACTTCTGTTGCGTCCGTACTCGGCCAGATCATCCTGGTGGATGCAGTGTTCTCTTTCGACTCCATTCTCACTGCGGTTGGACTGGTAGAGAATGTGATCATCATGATCATTGCCGTGATGGTGTCCATTGGCGTTATGATGCTGTTTGCAGGACCTGTTACCCGCATCATCAACAAACAACCCACCCTCCAGATGCTGGCACTCAGCTTCCTGGTTGTGATCGGCGTTGTACTGGTGGCAAGCGGATTCCATCAGGAAGTGAGCAAGAGCATCATCTACTCCTGCCTCTTCTTCTCACTGGCGGTGGAAATGCTGAACATCAAACTGCGTGGCAGAGAACCCAAAGTGAAACTGAACGATTCAGACAGACCAATGATCAATTAG
- a CDS encoding TFIIB-type zinc ribbon-containing protein yields the protein MKCPNCNETLLMTERNNIEIDYCPSCRGIWLDKGELDKMLEYAEQKYRSSEQGQEQQQQQHQQYQQPYKKYDNDHYKDHHKHNPYQKPYKKKGFLGDLFDFD from the coding sequence ATGAAATGTCCGAATTGCAATGAGACCCTGCTCATGACCGAAAGGAACAATATCGAGATCGATTATTGCCCTTCCTGCCGTGGCATCTGGCTCGATAAAGGGGAGCTCGACAAAATGCTGGAATACGCTGAACAGAAGTACAGGTCCTCCGAACAGGGGCAGGAACAGCAGCAGCAACAACACCAGCAGTATCAACAGCCTTATAAGAAATACGATAACGATCATTACAAAGACCATCATAAACACAATCCTTATCAAAAACCCTACAAAAAGAAAGGTTTCCTCGGAGATCTCTTCGATTTTGATTAG
- a CDS encoding O-acetyl-ADP-ribose deacetylase, which yields MLELNQGDITKIHADAIVNAANSSLLGGGGVDGAIHRAGGPAILEACIRIRNKQGNCKTGGAVITTGGNLPAKFVIHTVGPVWNGGKNNEEVLLASAYLNSLKLAMENGIKSIAFPNISTGIYHFPKAKAAEIAVKTVKDFLKENNGIEKVIFVCFDRENYELYEVLIGNG from the coding sequence ATGCTTGAACTGAACCAAGGAGATATCACGAAAATACATGCAGACGCCATAGTGAATGCAGCCAATTCTTCGTTGCTGGGCGGTGGTGGTGTGGATGGCGCCATTCATCGCGCCGGCGGTCCTGCTATTCTGGAAGCCTGTATCCGTATCAGGAACAAACAAGGCAATTGTAAAACTGGCGGGGCGGTGATTACAACTGGCGGAAATTTACCTGCTAAATTTGTGATCCATACCGTTGGGCCCGTCTGGAATGGCGGAAAAAATAATGAAGAAGTGTTATTGGCTTCGGCTTACCTGAACAGTTTGAAGCTGGCAATGGAAAATGGAATAAAGAGCATTGCATTTCCGAATATCAGTACGGGTATCTATCATTTCCCGAAAGCCAAGGCTGCGGAGATTGCGGTGAAAACCGTAAAAGATTTTTTGAAAGAGAATAATGGAATTGAGAAAGTGATCTTTGTTTGTTTTGACAGGGAAAATTATGAGTTGTATGAAGTGTTGATAGGGAATGGTTAA
- a CDS encoding FecR family protein gives MNHIHKLIDRFLAGTATPEEKEEMQQYFLRHGLQEELPETGIEFHPGKEQSKKMYRNLIQQLQPGSADKIYRMHNRWLLRIAAVLIPVILIGAGIYLLLKPVSIINTSHTIAEIRNNSESIRYLKLKDGSEIWLNKHAILKLDTSNFIQNRKLVLEGEAYFDVSHDPAHPFEVSTGQLNTVVLGTSFSINSNSSCTNVTLLTGKVSLQSNGMPSQILSPGQSGEYDLKTGTLRTTPVSAYAIAWKTKEINCKNEKLESIIHYLQDHYRTNIRISKRIAGKEFSGTLSLQGNISSVLNRLLFVHQLKHRKNQDGSIVIY, from the coding sequence ATGAATCATATTCATAAACTTATCGACCGTTTCCTTGCAGGCACAGCAACTCCTGAAGAAAAAGAGGAAATGCAACAATACTTCCTCCGGCATGGTCTGCAGGAAGAATTACCCGAGACTGGAATTGAATTCCATCCCGGAAAAGAACAGTCGAAAAAAATGTACAGAAATCTTATTCAGCAATTACAACCAGGCAGTGCCGACAAAATTTACCGGATGCACAATAGGTGGTTGCTCCGGATAGCAGCTGTGCTAATACCTGTAATTCTTATTGGCGCAGGTATTTACCTGTTGCTGAAACCAGTTTCTATCATCAACACCTCACATACCATTGCAGAAATAAGGAACAACAGCGAATCCATTCGTTACCTGAAACTGAAAGATGGCAGTGAGATCTGGCTTAACAAACACGCGATATTGAAACTGGATACCTCAAACTTCATTCAAAACAGGAAACTGGTCCTGGAAGGTGAAGCATATTTTGATGTATCGCATGATCCGGCGCATCCTTTTGAAGTGAGTACCGGACAACTCAACACTGTGGTTCTGGGTACTTCCTTTTCCATCAACAGCAACAGTTCCTGCACCAATGTTACTTTGCTCACGGGAAAGGTTTCGCTTCAGTCAAACGGTATGCCTTCACAAATATTGAGTCCCGGGCAATCCGGGGAATATGACCTGAAAACCGGTACACTCCGGACTACACCTGTTTCTGCATATGCCATCGCATGGAAGACAAAGGAGATAAACTGTAAAAACGAAAAACTGGAATCCATTATTCACTACCTGCAGGATCATTACAGGACCAATATAAGGATCAGCAAACGCATCGCCGGAAAAGAATTCTCGGGAACACTTTCCCTGCAGGGAAATATATCATCTGTACTGAACAGGCTGTTATTCGTTCATCAATTGAAGCACAGAAAAAACCAGGATGGCAGCATAGTCATTTATTAA
- a CDS encoding TonB-dependent receptor encodes MGFRFLIICCLSLAPTLRGLAQTADKGNLGTIVRELEKKWTDYKFLYDFEALQTRSVISKPDISKLSVEQALNILRKDGFLTYRIESKSISIAVLPFIPLKKEPGRVTGKVIDEENGQAVSAVSIRFGNKGTTSLADGTFSISLPKGKYEAEVSSVGYGKKIISGVEVKEGQLTNLSITLKRNKGQLAAVVVKSSARKEGVNAHYARQKNAATVTDGISSEQIARTPDNDMGQVLKRVSGLTTVDNKNVIVRGMSDRYNQAMLDGVVIPSTSMNRRNFSFDIIPVEMVSNVVVNKTATPDMSSEFSGGQVSINTLDIPSQNFTTITIGTGGNSQTTGKDFYQLGERKSSEYFGFFDKSSQKPEGLIPWYWNNDAVRLDAPPGVSNDPVLDDWSLNFESPNLKYNDLDAIAQSGKLSADPLKLQKYKGSPNQNYRIAMGRVYKLKNNLQFGFSTSTNLRNEQNIIHFNNVRGQSFERDYIDSPKYGQNGAGTSYRFNSSSGLVGNLGLQGEKFKIALKNMYARTYSNNYNEAVRLDYRDETHKMRKEVYQLPEAMSLQQHQLIGEYQLPGGIKFEGQFAYNKISQQILDERKFQYRLTAQLGDKYYFQNPNLLQHSGWSNNTVALDSRMWTQIEEQDFNWAANFSRSFGKGNKMKTILKMGYQGWRKQRALEVFRMLPMTRSAKGGELLPQIEMPYEVLLDPANVGAGTGQAYYYAENIGGNIFDGDMNNHSMYLMADQKLFGKLRLVYGARLEYYDISNRQTELLRKKFGNEIPDYLKFQEEAKEQDWQLLPSINATYSFTNTLNLRASYSKTAIRPDFRETSFFGFYDYELDANVSGQDVVSTMVDNIDLRLEWYPSPGEIISLTGYYKYLDKPIELVNHPSFQDGSYYVFANMASAKNYGLEMEVRKNLSFVADRSWLSDLFVYANGTLLKSTVNYEGPWEFRTVDGKIERFKDRIPGMDRPLLGQSPWLLNLGLGYWGELFGATVSYNHRGYRSNLIMKDPSAIEYELAPKLLDFQLYGRFLKKKMEVKVNVANLLNEWTRYYVNAQGYLPANDGSGVLKYDRVKGNNGYSKSDGDIIMYRRQEGQRFSITATYKF; translated from the coding sequence TTGGGATTTCGATTCCTGATTATCTGTTGCCTGAGCCTCGCCCCTACCCTTCGCGGACTGGCACAGACAGCCGATAAAGGCAATCTGGGAACCATCGTCCGGGAACTGGAAAAGAAATGGACCGATTACAAATTCCTCTACGATTTTGAAGCTTTGCAAACAAGATCGGTAATATCCAAACCTGATATCAGCAAATTGTCTGTAGAGCAGGCGCTGAACATTCTGCGCAAAGACGGATTCCTTACCTACCGCATCGAATCGAAATCGATTTCCATCGCTGTACTCCCTTTCATCCCTTTGAAAAAAGAACCGGGACGTGTAACCGGCAAAGTGATCGACGAAGAAAATGGACAAGCTGTATCAGCAGTCAGTATTCGTTTCGGCAACAAAGGCACTACCAGTCTTGCTGACGGTACCTTTTCCATTTCCTTACCCAAAGGCAAATACGAAGCTGAGGTTTCTTCCGTCGGTTATGGGAAAAAGATCATTTCCGGAGTGGAAGTGAAAGAAGGTCAACTTACCAATCTCAGTATAACCCTGAAAAGGAATAAAGGACAACTCGCTGCCGTAGTAGTGAAATCATCCGCCAGGAAAGAAGGTGTGAATGCGCACTATGCCAGGCAAAAGAATGCAGCTACGGTAACAGACGGTATCAGTTCCGAACAGATCGCCCGTACGCCTGATAACGATATGGGACAGGTGCTGAAAAGGGTTTCCGGATTGACTACTGTAGACAATAAGAATGTTATCGTTCGCGGCATGTCTGACAGGTACAACCAGGCAATGCTCGATGGTGTGGTGATCCCCAGTACATCCATGAACAGAAGGAATTTTTCATTTGACATCATACCTGTTGAAATGGTGAGCAATGTTGTAGTGAACAAAACCGCCACACCGGATATGAGCTCGGAATTTTCGGGTGGGCAGGTATCCATCAATACCCTGGATATCCCTTCACAGAATTTCACCACCATCACCATCGGCACCGGCGGCAACAGCCAAACCACCGGGAAGGATTTTTACCAGCTGGGAGAACGCAAGAGCAGCGAGTATTTCGGCTTCTTCGATAAATCCTCCCAAAAACCAGAAGGATTGATACCCTGGTACTGGAACAATGATGCCGTCAGGCTCGATGCACCTCCGGGCGTAAGCAATGATCCTGTACTCGATGATTGGTCCCTCAACTTCGAAAGCCCCAACCTGAAATACAACGATCTGGACGCGATTGCGCAATCGGGAAAACTGAGCGCAGATCCACTGAAACTACAAAAATATAAAGGCTCACCCAATCAGAATTATCGTATTGCAATGGGCCGCGTGTACAAGCTGAAAAATAATTTGCAATTCGGCTTCTCCACCAGCACCAACCTGAGGAACGAACAAAACATTATCCACTTCAATAATGTACGTGGACAGAGTTTTGAAAGGGATTATATAGACAGCCCGAAATACGGACAAAACGGCGCCGGAACTTCTTACCGTTTCAACAGCAGCAGCGGATTGGTAGGCAATCTCGGTCTGCAGGGTGAGAAATTCAAAATTGCCCTGAAGAATATGTATGCCCGTACTTACAGCAATAATTACAATGAAGCGGTGCGACTGGATTACCGGGATGAAACGCATAAGATGCGCAAAGAAGTGTATCAGCTGCCCGAGGCCATGTCTCTTCAGCAACACCAGCTTATTGGTGAATACCAGCTTCCCGGAGGGATCAAATTTGAAGGCCAATTTGCTTACAATAAGATCAGTCAGCAGATCCTGGACGAAAGAAAATTCCAGTACAGGCTCACTGCTCAACTGGGCGACAAATATTATTTCCAAAATCCCAACCTGCTGCAGCACTCAGGATGGTCTAACAACACAGTGGCGCTGGACTCCAGAATGTGGACGCAGATCGAAGAACAGGATTTCAACTGGGCTGCTAATTTTTCCAGATCATTCGGAAAAGGAAACAAGATGAAGACCATCCTGAAAATGGGTTACCAGGGCTGGAGAAAACAACGCGCTCTGGAAGTGTTCCGTATGTTACCCATGACCAGGTCTGCCAAAGGAGGAGAGCTGCTGCCCCAAATCGAGATGCCTTATGAAGTACTGCTCGATCCCGCCAATGTGGGCGCAGGTACGGGACAAGCGTACTACTATGCAGAGAATATCGGTGGAAATATATTCGACGGCGATATGAACAATCACTCCATGTATCTCATGGCCGACCAAAAGCTCTTTGGCAAACTCAGACTGGTATACGGAGCAAGACTTGAATATTACGATATCAGTAACAGACAGACTGAATTATTGCGAAAAAAATTTGGCAACGAAATCCCTGATTACCTCAAATTCCAGGAAGAAGCAAAAGAGCAGGACTGGCAATTGTTGCCCTCGATCAATGCCACATACAGTTTCACCAATACATTGAACCTGCGGGCCAGCTATTCAAAAACCGCTATCCGTCCGGATTTCAGGGAAACTTCCTTTTTCGGCTTTTATGATTATGAACTGGATGCGAATGTATCCGGACAGGATGTTGTGTCTACGATGGTAGACAATATCGATCTCCGGCTGGAATGGTATCCCAGTCCTGGTGAGATCATTTCCTTAACCGGGTATTACAAGTATCTCGACAAACCAATTGAGCTGGTGAACCACCCTTCTTTCCAGGATGGCAGCTATTATGTTTTCGCCAATATGGCTTCCGCCAAAAACTACGGACTGGAAATGGAAGTGCGCAAGAACCTTTCTTTCGTAGCCGACAGATCCTGGTTATCTGACCTGTTCGTATATGCGAATGGTACACTGCTGAAATCGACTGTCAACTATGAAGGTCCCTGGGAATTCAGAACCGTTGATGGCAAGATCGAAAGGTTCAAGGACCGGATACCAGGAATGGACCGCCCGCTGTTGGGGCAATCACCCTGGTTATTGAATCTTGGTCTTGGTTACTGGGGAGAACTTTTCGGCGCAACCGTAAGCTACAATCATCGTGGTTACCGTTCCAACCTGATCATGAAAGATCCTTCTGCCATTGAATACGAGCTGGCGCCCAAACTACTGGACTTCCAGTTATATGGCCGTTTCCTGAAGAAAAAAATGGAAGTGAAAGTAAATGTTGCCAACCTGCTGAATGAGTGGACCCGCTATTACGTGAATGCACAGGGCTATCTGCCTGCCAATGATGGCAGCGGCGTATTGAAATATGATCGAGTAAAAGGTAACAACGGATACAGTAAATCTGATGGCGACATCATCATGTACCGCAGGCAGGAAGGTCAGCGATTCAGCATCACCGCCACTTACAAATTCTAG
- a CDS encoding catalase, translated as MAKKKVNPSSKENSNPKTVNLQPHTEDSTGQMMTTNQGVKINDDQNSLKAGDRGPTLMEDFIFREKMTHFDHERIPERIVHARGSGAHGIFELYESMRRYTKADFLQTTGQQTPVFVRFSTVAGSRGSTDLARDVRGFAVKFYTQQGNFDLVGNNMPVFFIQDAHKFPDVVHAVKPEPHNEMPQAASAHDTFWDFIALMPESTHMIMWLMSDRAIPRSYRMMEGFGVHTFRFVNDQNESHFVKFHWKPLLGVHSVAWDEAQKISGKDPDFHRRDLWESIEKGIYPEYELGVQIIPEKDEHNFDFDLLDPTKLIPEELVPVQRIGKLTLNRNPDNFFAETEQVAFHIGHVVPGIDFTNDPLLQGRLFSYTDTQLIRLGGPNFHEIPINRPIVPIHNNQRDGFMRQQINKGRVSYNPNSLGGGCPFQAKMTEGGFTSFSEKIDAHKVRQRSSSFFDHFSQAKLFYNSQSNPEKAHMIDAFSFELGKVETVAIRQRMLRILAKVDKGLAAKVAWNLGLHVPSDKDIAEPLNQSIPADGKPEDFQPVIKEPSLKASAALSMANTLKDSIKGRKIAILVADGVDNASVESMLSALSNEGAVGELIAPRFGLVESSGDAQLVADKSLLTTASVFYDAVFVPGGANSVAFLEADADAVHFLDEAYRHCKVIAADPDAMQVLRATRFGRKFPEVVTADTPVEAGIIVNSNRPQLEQEFITAVSQHRVWEREDERKVPA; from the coding sequence ATGGCAAAAAAGAAAGTCAACCCTTCATCAAAGGAGAACAGCAATCCAAAAACAGTAAATCTTCAGCCGCACACAGAAGACAGTACCGGTCAAATGATGACCACCAACCAGGGGGTGAAGATCAACGATGATCAGAACTCGCTCAAAGCTGGTGACCGCGGTCCTACACTCATGGAAGATTTCATCTTCCGTGAAAAGATGACACACTTCGACCATGAGCGCATTCCTGAACGCATCGTGCATGCACGTGGATCGGGCGCACATGGCATTTTTGAATTGTATGAATCCATGAGGCGATACACGAAAGCAGACTTCCTGCAAACGACCGGACAGCAAACTCCCGTGTTTGTACGTTTTTCCACTGTTGCCGGCTCTCGAGGCTCCACCGACCTGGCCCGGGATGTGCGTGGCTTTGCTGTGAAATTCTATACACAACAGGGTAACTTCGATCTTGTAGGAAACAATATGCCCGTATTCTTTATCCAGGACGCACATAAATTTCCCGATGTAGTACATGCCGTAAAACCTGAACCTCACAACGAAATGCCGCAGGCAGCTTCAGCGCATGATACTTTCTGGGATTTCATTGCTCTTATGCCGGAGTCCACACATATGATCATGTGGCTGATGAGCGACCGCGCTATTCCACGCAGTTACCGGATGATGGAAGGATTTGGTGTACATACTTTCCGGTTCGTGAACGATCAGAATGAATCCCATTTTGTGAAGTTCCACTGGAAACCTTTACTGGGTGTACATTCCGTGGCCTGGGACGAAGCGCAGAAGATTTCCGGCAAAGATCCGGATTTCCATCGCCGCGATCTCTGGGAGTCTATCGAAAAAGGAATATATCCCGAATATGAACTGGGGGTGCAGATCATTCCGGAGAAAGATGAACACAATTTCGATTTCGATCTGCTCGATCCCACGAAGTTGATACCTGAAGAATTAGTACCCGTTCAACGCATCGGTAAGCTTACATTGAACAGGAACCCCGATAACTTTTTTGCAGAAACAGAACAGGTGGCATTCCATATCGGGCATGTAGTGCCTGGCATCGATTTCACCAATGATCCGCTTTTGCAGGGCAGGCTTTTCTCGTATACAGATACGCAACTGATCCGGCTGGGAGGTCCCAATTTCCATGAGATCCCCATCAACAGGCCCATCGTCCCCATTCACAATAACCAGCGTGATGGCTTCATGCGGCAGCAGATCAATAAAGGACGTGTTAGCTATAATCCCAACTCACTGGGAGGCGGTTGCCCATTCCAGGCGAAAATGACGGAAGGAGGATTCACTTCTTTTTCAGAAAAAATAGACGCTCACAAAGTACGTCAGCGCAGTTCAAGCTTCTTTGATCATTTCAGCCAGGCGAAGCTATTCTACAATAGCCAGTCCAATCCTGAGAAGGCCCATATGATTGATGCTTTTTCATTTGAATTGGGCAAAGTGGAAACGGTTGCCATTCGACAAAGGATGCTGCGCATTCTTGCAAAAGTGGACAAAGGCCTGGCCGCCAAAGTGGCCTGGAACCTGGGTTTACATGTTCCTTCCGATAAAGATATTGCGGAGCCGCTCAACCAGAGTATTCCTGCTGATGGTAAGCCGGAGGATTTTCAACCCGTTATCAAAGAACCTTCACTGAAAGCATCAGCCGCACTGAGCATGGCCAATACCTTAAAGGATTCCATCAAAGGCAGGAAGATCGCTATCCTGGTGGCAGATGGCGTAGATAATGCATCCGTGGAAAGTATGCTATCCGCGTTGAGTAATGAAGGAGCCGTTGGAGAATTGATAGCACCAAGGTTTGGTTTGGTGGAGAGTTCCGGTGATGCCCAACTGGTGGCCGATAAAAGCCTGCTGACTACCGCTTCTGTTTTTTACGACGCAGTATTTGTGCCGGGAGGCGCCAACAGTGTTGCTTTCCTGGAAGCAGACGCAGATGCAGTGCATTTCCTGGATGAGGCATACCGTCATTGTAAAGTGATTGCCGCAGACCCGGATGCAATGCAGGTGTTAAGAGCAACACGATTTGGTAGAAAATTCCCGGAAGTTGTAACGGCTGATACGCCTGTTGAAGCAGGTATCATCGTGAATAGCAACCGGCCACAACTTGAACAAGAATTCATAACTGCCGTGTCCCAACACCGTGTATGGGAACGTGAAGACGAAAGAAAAGTGCCAGCCTAG